In Candidatus Nitronauta litoralis, one DNA window encodes the following:
- a CDS encoding Gfo/Idh/MocA family oxidoreductase, with the protein MKKLKVGIIGCGRIGSLLENDPLRDKPCTHAGGFNALPSTQIVAGCDLNQERLDQFGKRWDVDALYTNYREFLKQESLDIVSIAAWTRAHSKLALACTKADIKGVLCEKPIALTVKEGARMVRAFRKHSIPLVINHERRWEPFYTLAHKLVQQGKIGEIRTIVGNTLSGPPGKGRVDQFGGGPMFHDGTHLLDLLVFFGGPVAWVSGHENRPHGKQHIEETATAMLQFKNGALGFVEGGGGRRYFNFELDIQGTEGRLLIGNAGRELYVTKKSRRFTGFKELEQVPFPEPKNKESPFTGAARDLVGCILKGKTSKSSGEDGLMALKIITAIYDSAQKNGTKVRIR; encoded by the coding sequence ATGAAAAAACTCAAGGTTGGCATTATCGGCTGCGGGCGCATAGGCAGCCTCCTGGAAAATGACCCACTAAGAGATAAACCCTGCACCCATGCAGGTGGATTTAACGCGCTGCCTTCAACACAGATCGTCGCGGGATGCGACCTCAATCAGGAGCGATTGGATCAATTTGGGAAACGCTGGGATGTGGATGCCTTGTACACGAATTATCGAGAATTTTTAAAACAAGAATCCCTCGATATCGTTTCCATCGCAGCCTGGACCCGTGCCCACAGCAAACTCGCCCTCGCCTGTACAAAAGCGGATATAAAAGGTGTCCTCTGCGAAAAGCCCATAGCCCTTACCGTTAAAGAGGGAGCAAGGATGGTGCGGGCTTTCAGAAAACATTCCATCCCTCTTGTCATCAATCATGAAAGGCGCTGGGAACCGTTTTACACGCTTGCGCACAAACTCGTCCAACAGGGAAAAATTGGAGAAATCAGAACCATCGTGGGAAACACGTTATCCGGTCCACCCGGTAAAGGCCGCGTTGATCAATTTGGCGGCGGGCCCATGTTTCACGATGGCACACATCTTCTGGACCTGCTGGTGTTCTTCGGTGGCCCGGTCGCCTGGGTAAGCGGTCACGAAAACAGGCCACACGGGAAGCAGCATATAGAAGAAACCGCTACCGCTATGCTGCAATTTAAAAACGGGGCTCTTGGTTTTGTTGAAGGTGGGGGCGGAAGGCGTTATTTTAATTTTGAGCTCGATATTCAGGGAACTGAAGGTCGACTGTTGATAGGCAATGCGGGTCGTGAACTTTATGTCACTAAAAAAAGCAGACGTTTTACCGGTTTTAAGGAATTGGAGCAGGTGCCATTTCCGGAACCCAAAAACAAAGAGAGTCCCTTCACTGGTGCTGCACGCGACCTTGTCGGCTGTATCCTGAAGGGGAAAACCAGCAAATCCAGTGGTGAAGATGGACTCATGGCCCTCAAAATAATCACCGCCATTTATGATTCCGCACAAAAAAATGGTACAAAGGTTCGGATAAGGTAA
- a CDS encoding flagellar protein FlaG, producing the protein MSFTISPATLGANFHPREAAAAGGRSASGSGSAPAAAPVPFQEPVDVVQTSQSGEGKAQNDSGTFFHQTPERYGLAGNKTQYAIDLDSKEVVIKVVDPTTQKELRQIPSPEARKLAKQIEAYQSQAFDNV; encoded by the coding sequence ATGTCATTCACAATTTCCCCGGCTACCCTGGGCGCCAATTTCCACCCGCGAGAGGCTGCGGCTGCCGGTGGACGTTCAGCATCAGGTTCAGGATCTGCACCGGCCGCTGCGCCTGTGCCTTTCCAGGAGCCTGTGGATGTCGTCCAAACCAGTCAATCTGGTGAAGGCAAAGCCCAGAATGATTCCGGAACCTTTTTTCATCAGACTCCAGAGCGCTATGGTCTTGCGGGTAATAAAACCCAATACGCCATCGACCTGGATTCGAAGGAGGTCGTCATTAAAGTAGTCGATCCCACAACTCAAAAAGAGTTGCGGCAGATCCCGTCTCCGGAAGCCAGAAAACTGGCCAAGCAAATTGAGGCCTATCAAAGTCAGGCCTTCGATAACGTTTAA
- a CDS encoding flagellin FliC: protein MPLRIFTNISSQNAQRVLDINNNMLGRAISRIASGIRIRTAADDAAGLAITEQLKADSRTLRQGTRNLNDGVALVNVAEGAMGEQSGILIRMRELASQAATGTIGQTERQTIDLEFQQLKAELDRITNTTEFAGGGILDGTLAASNPKHLILQIGATTATDDRIDLNQALDLTTVSAANLGIGNSRISTEGDALLALDQLSTAVDELIEIRARAGSVQQRLDRAFNNLNITIENLNAAVSQISDADLAEELTDLTKNQILVQSGAAMVSQSNLIPQSVLTLLS, encoded by the coding sequence ATGCCTTTGCGAATTTTCACCAATATATCCTCGCAGAATGCCCAGAGGGTGTTGGACATCAATAACAATATGCTCGGGAGAGCGATTTCCCGCATAGCGTCTGGAATCCGGATCCGAACTGCGGCCGACGACGCGGCAGGGCTCGCTATCACCGAACAATTGAAAGCGGATTCCCGCACCTTGCGTCAAGGCACACGGAATCTCAACGATGGGGTCGCTCTTGTCAATGTGGCTGAAGGAGCCATGGGGGAACAAAGCGGAATTCTGATCCGCATGCGCGAACTGGCCTCACAAGCGGCAACAGGCACTATCGGGCAAACCGAACGCCAGACCATCGACCTGGAATTCCAGCAGCTCAAAGCCGAACTCGACCGTATCACCAACACGACCGAGTTTGCTGGTGGGGGAATTCTCGATGGAACCTTGGCGGCATCAAATCCCAAACATCTGATCCTTCAAATCGGAGCAACAACTGCGACCGATGATCGCATCGATCTCAATCAGGCTCTCGACCTGACCACAGTCTCGGCAGCAAACCTGGGTATAGGAAACTCGCGGATTTCGACTGAAGGGGATGCTCTGCTTGCGCTCGACCAGTTGAGTACAGCGGTTGATGAACTGATCGAAATACGAGCACGGGCAGGGTCCGTCCAACAACGGCTGGACCGCGCTTTCAATAACCTGAACATCACTATTGAAAACCTGAACGCTGCCGTATCTCAGATCAGCGACGCGGATCTGGCGGAAGAACTGACGGACCTGACCAAGAACCAGATATTGGTTCAAAGTGGTGCGGCCATGGTCAGTCAATCGAACCTGATTCCACAATCGGTATTGACTCTGCTGTCCTGA
- a CDS encoding flagellin FliC: MPVRIFNNIPSLNAQRILGINNDRLATSVERIASGIRINRGADDAAGLAISESLRSDIRALRQAVRNSNDGISLINVAEGALNEQSGILIRLRELASQAATGTVGSTERATIQLEFNALRTEIDRIAGTTEFNGQKLVDGSLASGTAGTNANGGDRILIQVGIDSSPDSRIDLNQQVNLQAITSSSLGIDTLAVTTAAAALTALDSMNSAIGVVTQGRGKVGAVQNRLVRTIANLSISIENLTAAESAIRDADIAEEVALLTRNQILVQAATAMVGQANLIPQTVLQLLQ; encoded by the coding sequence ATGCCAGTCAGAATTTTCAACAATATCCCCTCCCTCAACGCGCAGAGAATCCTGGGCATCAATAACGATCGATTGGCAACGTCAGTTGAACGTATTGCGTCCGGTATCCGCATCAACCGTGGTGCTGATGATGCTGCGGGGCTCGCAATTTCTGAATCACTACGTTCGGATATACGAGCCTTGAGACAAGCGGTCCGGAATTCCAACGACGGAATTTCACTGATCAACGTGGCGGAAGGGGCCCTCAACGAACAGTCCGGTATTCTCATTCGTCTCCGGGAGCTGGCTTCACAGGCCGCAACCGGTACCGTCGGCTCCACCGAACGGGCGACGATCCAACTGGAGTTCAACGCACTCAGGACAGAAATCGATCGTATCGCCGGGACCACAGAATTTAACGGTCAAAAATTGGTGGACGGTTCACTGGCCTCGGGCACAGCGGGAACCAATGCTAACGGTGGTGACCGCATTTTAATCCAGGTGGGAATCGACAGCAGTCCGGACAGCCGCATCGACCTGAACCAACAGGTCAATTTGCAGGCCATCACTTCATCCTCATTAGGAATCGACACCCTGGCCGTCACAACTGCTGCCGCTGCTTTGACTGCGCTGGACAGCATGAATTCGGCCATCGGCGTTGTCACGCAGGGTCGCGGTAAAGTCGGCGCAGTACAAAACCGGCTGGTCCGAACCATTGCCAACCTGTCGATTTCTATCGAAAACCTGACAGCCGCCGAGTCGGCTATCCGGGACGCAGACATTGCAGAAGAAGTGGCACTCCTTACCCGAAATCAGATTCTGGTGCAGGCCGCAACTGCAATGGTGGGGCAGGCCAACCTGATTCCGCAGACTGTATTACAGCTACTTCAGTAG
- a CDS encoding flagellin FliC: MPVRIFNNIPSLNAQRILGINNDRLATSVERIASGIRINRGADDAAGLAISESLRSDIRALRQAVRNANDGISLINVTEGALNEQAGILIRLRELSSQAATGTVGSTERATIQLEFTALRNEIDRIADSTEFNGQKLVDGSLASGVSASSQILIQVGIDSTSSSRINLNTDVNLTSISATSLGIDILSVTTAAAALTALDSINSAIDTVTAGRGKVGAVQNRLVRTISNLSIGVENLQAAESAIRDADIAEEVALLTRNQILVQSSTAMVGQANLIPQSVLQLLG, from the coding sequence ATGCCAGTTCGAATCTTCAACAATATACCCTCGCTTAATGCACAGCGTATTCTGGGTATCAACAACGACCGGTTGGCTACGTCAGTTGAGCGTATTGCTTCCGGTATCCGTATCAACCGGGGTGCAGATGATGCCGCCGGCCTCGCGATTTCCGAATCACTGCGTTCCGATATCCGCGCACTGAGACAGGCCGTTAGAAATGCCAACGATGGAATTTCCCTGATCAATGTTACTGAAGGTGCTCTCAATGAGCAGGCCGGTATTTTGATTCGTTTGCGGGAATTGTCTTCTCAAGCAGCAACCGGTACCGTTGGCTCCACCGAGCGTGCTACGATCCAACTCGAATTCACAGCACTCCGAAATGAAATCGACCGTATTGCAGACAGCACCGAGTTTAACGGTCAAAAACTGGTCGATGGTTCATTAGCATCGGGAGTATCCGCAAGCTCCCAGATCCTGATCCAGGTCGGTATCGACTCAACCTCATCAAGTCGAATCAACCTGAACACCGACGTCAACCTGACTTCCATTTCAGCAACGTCCCTCGGCATTGATATCCTGTCTGTCACCACGGCTGCTGCCGCGTTGACCGCACTGGATTCTATCAATTCAGCGATCGATACCGTAACGGCTGGCCGTGGTAAAGTCGGTGCCGTTCAAAACCGGTTGGTCCGTACCATTTCCAACCTTTCAATTGGGGTGGAAAACCTGCAGGCAGCGGAATCTGCGATTCGTGATGCAGACATCGCAGAAGAAGTTGCATTGCTAACCCGGAACCAGATTCTGGTACAGTCTTCTACCGCGATGGTTGGACAGGCCAATCTGATTCCTCAGTCCGTATTGCAGCTCCTCGGCTAG
- a CDS encoding flagellin FliC yields the protein MPVRIFNNIPSVNAQRILGINNDRLAQSVERIASGIRINRGADDAAGLAISESLRSDIRALRQAVRNSNDGISLINVAEGALNEQSGILIRLRELSSQAATGTVGSTERATIQLEFNALRNEIDRISNTTEFNGQKLVDGSLASGVAAGSQILIQVGIDSSTSSRINLNQQVDLSSISATSLGLDILAVSTAAAALTALDSINAAIDTVTASRGKVGAVQNRLVRTISSLSITVENLQAAESAIRDADIAEEVALLTRNQILVQSATAAVAQANLAPQSILQLLA from the coding sequence ATGCCCGTACGTATATTCAATAACATCCCGTCTGTAAACGCCCAGCGCATACTGGGTATCAACAATGACCGGCTGGCCCAGTCGGTTGAACGAATCGCCTCCGGTATCCGCATTAACCGGGGTGCCGATGATGCAGCCGGTCTCGCAATCTCAGAATCACTGAGATCAGACATCCGCGCTTTGCGTCAAGCCGTCCGGAACTCCAACGACGGTATCTCCCTCATCAACGTTGCCGAAGGTGCTCTCAACGAACAGTCGGGTATTCTCATCCGTCTGCGAGAGCTGTCGTCACAAGCCGCAACCGGTACCGTAGGTTCTACAGAGCGTGCCACGATTCAGCTCGAATTCAACGCACTCCGCAACGAAATTGATCGTATTTCCAACACCACAGAATTTAACGGTCAGAAGCTGGTAGACGGATCACTCGCCTCAGGCGTGGCCGCAGGCAGTCAGATTCTGATCCAGGTGGGGATCGATTCAAGTACCTCAAGCCGGATTAATCTGAATCAGCAAGTTGACCTGTCTTCTATTTCAGCAACCTCTCTTGGTCTGGATATTCTGGCGGTGAGCACTGCTGCAGCAGCTCTGACTGCCCTGGACTCAATCAACGCAGCCATCGATACGGTCACTGCGAGTCGAGGTAAGGTTGGGGCCGTTCAAAATCGGCTGGTCCGTACAATCTCCAGTCTGTCTATAACCGTTGAAAACCTCCAGGCTGCGGAATCTGCAATCAGGGACGCAGACATTGCTGAAGAAGTAGCGCTTCTTACAAGGAACCAGATCCTGGTGCAATCGGCAACAGCAGCAGTCGCGCAGGCCAATCTGGCGCCTCAATCGATATTACAGCTTCTGGCATAA
- a CDS encoding NTP transferase domain-containing protein, whose amino-acid sequence MSQSAAIIQARTGSTRYPGKALAEISGVPMTEHIINRVKAAGVFDHIILAVPDLNTETPLVEIADRLNITCHKGPEDDVLERFIGAAESVGATNLLRVCGDNPLIDIPLMIELSREHTQSGADYTIVKDPVPLGTGSEMVRLAALKKIAEATREPKYIEHVTSFFADHEADYNVKKISAPFYLRNLPLRLTVDTSEDLELIRHLYEKFYISYLPVDLEQVVFYLVNRPEIYGMNAHVEQKDWRQ is encoded by the coding sequence ATGAGCCAATCTGCCGCAATCATACAAGCTAGAACAGGGTCCACGCGCTATCCAGGAAAAGCCCTGGCCGAAATTTCCGGTGTACCCATGACCGAGCATATCATCAATCGAGTCAAGGCTGCGGGGGTTTTTGACCACATCATACTCGCCGTGCCGGATCTGAATACAGAAACACCTCTTGTGGAAATAGCGGACCGCCTTAACATTACCTGTCACAAGGGGCCTGAAGATGACGTGCTGGAACGATTCATCGGGGCAGCGGAATCTGTTGGCGCTACAAACCTCCTCCGGGTTTGTGGCGATAACCCCCTGATAGATATTCCCTTGATGATTGAACTTTCCAGGGAACACACTCAATCGGGAGCAGACTATACGATTGTAAAAGATCCTGTTCCACTTGGCACCGGGTCGGAAATGGTCCGGCTTGCAGCCCTGAAAAAAATTGCAGAAGCCACTCGTGAACCCAAATATATCGAACATGTGACCTCTTTTTTTGCTGACCATGAGGCTGACTACAATGTAAAAAAAATATCAGCCCCCTTTTATCTGCGCAACCTGCCACTCCGCCTCACCGTGGATACCAGTGAGGACCTTGAATTGATCCGCCATCTTTATGAGAAGTTTTATATTTCTTATCTGCCGGTAGACCTCGAACAGGTCGTGTTCTATCTGGTCAATCGTCCTGAAATTTATGGCATGAACGCCCACGTCGAGCAAAAGGACTGGCGCCAATAA